ATTATCTGAAAGGGAACAGGTATTCCGGTAGTTTTCATGTCAGTTTACAACGACTATAATGAGTATAAGTCTGTATTTAAGGAATATGGAATAAACTGGAATAAAAACGTTATTGAGATACTCCTATTTAATTCTACGTTaaatctgaaaaagaaaacagtgTTGAAATTTAATCATTCTGTCTCACAGGGGGatccggtagcttggtcaaatcattataatcgacaatccgacctgcaaactaccggaatccttgtcactttctgtataaagaaatatgattataaaggtatacctcttagtacattacatatattaaagcaaGTTTAATGAGATTTTTGTAGATTCCGGTGGATTCCGGTATTAGGGGATTCCGGTAATTCTATGGACCGTTGAAACACACTGCTTCACGAtaacatatttgaagagaaaaacacaaggtatcgtgatacattcgtagttgttaattagtttaataatgatttagaatttaaattgttatagaatactgaaaatgatgtaataataacatagtgtgtgtttccgtTAAGacagaaaaaatctgaacataagatatttggcagtcagtgcaagaagtcaaactgATCGGTTGCTCATTGCCAACGGGCATAGTTGGAATTAGAGGGATATTGttcaggactgattctaaaatcagttcttagaactgttttttttaaacatataacacttgtcaaatttatcttaatgctcccgaattttctttggtgaagtacataaatgtagattttgactgtctgtatatccgtaagccctgtcaaactctgaagtgaagaggaatttccatcagTGCTTGgactttatttggtaatattttctatataaaaaccacatcacggtaaattgtcacggtgctatttcgttaaagacagaaaaacacatttgacctccttatgcaacagtcaattgtaaccacgcccccccccccaggtccggggatagccggggaaatgggccgtgattttacctttcaggtggccccgcagtgccgggtgaatgctgtgtttttgtctttgctttaaatatagcgcggaatgggccttacctggGGACCctggggcatttggccgggattttaccatctgttcgtccacgcagggcggggattttagccggggttggctggaccaaaagtccccgctattccccggacctggggggggcgtggttacaactgactggtgcataaccgtgtctgaaactttgttcaatgtttaattacttcacaatggaaaggatatgcttataGTGTGGTCAAAAGGTTAGAAATGGccattttaacttctttattatactgacatgtttcataaaatctatGGGTTGATAATATGTGCACCACATatgcattcgaacaaatatatacaattaatttcaataagcGCTTGAACTCATAGTGTTGAGGTTAATACTTTCAGTCTTTAAAAGGATCTTTTATTTaagcttttgaaactttatggtgataAATCACCCTTTGTTCAGCCTATaaaatagctgacacaagtaaggtgtgttttgtcttcatgatataagaagatttaaaaaataaaaaaatcggagaaaaatctgttttatttttatttatttctccttccggacattttatgcattttatttttatttttatttcctcctccttacccaattttttgaaaaatctcccgtaaatctaaagataaaaaactctggcctaactACATGAAGTAAATGCCGCGTGATGTATGACATTTGTAAATGAACGTTTCATTAAAGACTCTTTAGTACTTATATCGGTCTATCAAAAgcatgaaaaatatgtatattaagtatattatttttttatttaaggaacATTGTGTCATATGCTCACCCACGTTTCTAACTAAAAccttttgtatttaaaatgcaccttttttaaaaactatcATGAAACTAGCATATCTActttaaatatcttttaaattatacattcaGGAATTAGGAAAGGTTCGGCACAATGCTCTTCAAATACACTCTGGTTCTGGTGGTCTGCGTGGTCCTGCTTGATCCGTCTGATGCGTGGGGCAGGAAAATAAAGAAGGGGCTGAAGAAAGCTGGAAAGAGCATCAAGAAAGTTGTGAAGAAACATGGTTGTAAGGTAATGGAAAAACTCAAAATACCAAAGTTctactttttttttaagttaggGAGAGCACAGAACGCACGATACCCTACCAACCACGCGTTTTTTTGCCACCGCGGACGAGTTTGGTTCTTTTTGGAAATTCGCGGAGATTTATTCCGAGGTAGCCAACGCGGTGGTGCGCGTTATCACCGCGTTCATCTGCTGCTACCGCGTTCGACTTCCGAAAACATGCAAGCGTCATATCGCCGCGATGCGGTTTACTGCGATAcgtaaaagttaaataaaatcgTCAACATACTTGggataagaaaaacaaaagcaaaaaccTTCAAATACCATTCACATAAGAGTGTCTGTTTAAAACTTTCACATTTTACATGGCGGTGTctagatttatttttaaattttggtgattttttttaaatccaacaTGTCTTGATTAGTCACACGGAACATTACAACTACTCGTCGGCAGATGACGTTGCCTGCGCGGCTCACCATGGCATTGTCAAAGCAGTAACGTAGCGCGCGAATATAAGTCCAGCGTCTGGCCGATTCGATACGCCCACTTGATCCTGATTCCGGATCATAATTACGACGTAACTGTAGAAACAACAAGTACAAGCGTAGCATATTTATATAGCTGTGCCGGCAGCGTTATCAATCGTCAAAATAGCCGTAGTTGATCATTAATTGTTGGTTCTTTTCAAGATAGTTGTCGTAGCAGATCGAACTGGAGTCACGACTAATCCCTAAATAAAGCGTCGAACATCTTATAAAACGGTTTGATGTGTGCAATTCCTTCCAAAacgtatttcatttttattaatatacatatatatacaattgtgaCGAAGAGTCCAgcacaatataattatgaagaCAACGAATGTGAACTATTCAAGGTCATGATAGTAAAAAGAATAATCGCGTTATAGTCACGActaatttaacttttaaacccATTCGTATTCGATTACCAACACTGACCCGTATACAGTGGTGTGCAACGccgcatagcagcatcgccgcataaacgtgtgtttttttcgtttatgcggtgattttaaacgcataaacagggcgaccacgtttatgcggcgaccctcaacgcataaagcagaaattgcttatatggggcgcaactgtgccttttGCCACTTAAAGAGGATtaacttaaccatttattataaagcttaaCAATAGAGTTCTAATATTTCAACcaaaacgatggtgatgaccttgatgatgatgatgatgatgatgatgatgatgatgatgatgtccgtccatccgtcccgAAATCTTGTGACATGGGAGTCTCCAGAGTcacttacatttattcattggtgtatgaatgatgatggtggtggttgtgattgtggagatgatggtggtggttgtgattgtggagatgatggtggtggttgggatgatgttgttgatgatgatgattaagattagggcgtagcatattactgtcattttgaaaaaatacgggaatgatgatgatgatgatgatgatgatgatgatgatgatgatgatgatgatgatggtggtggtgatgatgatgatgatgatgatgatgatgatgatggtggttgtcgggatgatgatggtggttgtgatgatgttgttgattatgatgatgattaagattagggcgtagcatattactgtcattttgaaaaaaatacggGAAAAGTAGGCAGGCAAACtggtcaaatttaaggtaatattttaaagttgagccaaaattgaaagttgaaaataaattattactccCCTTGGAGTGTTTACATCTTCATTTtcttggttacaaatgactagtgcataaaaagacaatcaatgaaagaatgacgtccatgatgaccctataTCAGTCATATGAGTCCTCTTGCTCAAGTGcccaaaactaatgttttgttgaagtttttggaaacaatataaTCTTCAAAAGTTTCCCTTCCGTTGCCCTGGTAACCAGAGATATACGCTGATGACCTAGACgtgaataaatttcacaatcgcACAATTGTCAAGGTTCTTGACACTCAAGGAAATAATTCGTAGCTAGAATTGAAACCATCAAAGCAAATGTGGAAGCTCATAAGgtatttaacatttgaaaacacttatcttggaaactattttttataaataacgAATAAATGTCAGGGTCCATGCACTTCACATAGCTGTACGCATATTTTACCTTTGAACCAAACGGCGGCATACTTTGGTTGCGCATGGTCATCAATTAGCGGGTATGTAATtacaatatattgcaaaatgcaaaatgtgcaaaaactcTTTTCTATACACCGTCATGCAGATTTTTCGACTTCGGCTGCCGGCTTTAAGCCATTaaagtgtttttctttatttctttgtaataacttaaataatttatcCGCCATTTATATTACGAGATTGACCCTCGGAACAAATTAGTCGACAGCGGAAAATGTGCGCGTATATACTTAAATACCCACTgggtaagaaaaaaaatatacatcatgtgtttccgaccctcgggcacgcttcGTAGCGGGTATGCCTCGTTCCCCGTTTTCACACTGGACCTCGGGTCGTATTATCACATCTGCATCCGAAATACAAGGCAGATACTTAGATGCTAGGTTTCAGCAAGCAAAACAGAGTGAATTAATGGACAAATCTCTTAAGAACACCTGTTTTTCAATgccaattttaaataaaatatctccCAGGCCCTGTTCTCATTCGCGTGCCCAGCAGGAGTGGCGGCGGCCGGTGCAGCGGTAGCGGTCGGAAGTGGTGGAACGGGTGCTGCAGGCGCAGCTGCTGGAGTTGTCGCGGGACAGGCCGCGTGCAGTGTGGGAGGGAAGAAGACGTGCAAACGCAGTGTGAGTATTGCGGCACAGGTTGTTGTAAAAAGTAGTGTAAgacttttgttattattaaacatgGCGTTGGATTCGCGATGGTAGCTACTGGATATGTGCCGGAATATGTCATTTACACAGTGTGAGAAAATAAGCAAACCTCCCGTAAGTGAATCTGATGACAATGCAAGCTCATGTACATTAGTAGTAGTTGAAACATTGGCAATCAATGCAGTAGCCCGCCGTTATTCAATGGCGGGAAAAGTCATGCGCAAAATTAGCGGTAATGCAAGGTGCAGAGGTAGGTAAAAATAGTACAACGAAAGTGAGGAACGGATTGTGTGTTTCCATGTGGGAATAATTCCAACTATAAGTAGGTATTTGTATCTGACTTGTTGGGTATGAACAACGctaaagaaaatgtaaatgaatcTCTCTGATGTCTATTTATTTGGTGAAAACCCATACTGGTGTTCCTTTTTAAGAAGCCACTTAGAAGGTGTCTTAACGGAAATCAAACCCAGAACTACACTTCTCACACCGATTTACTGAAATGTCTCCTACATGAGACCGTTTACATAATCATTCAGTTACTTTGTTTTTAACAAACTGATACAATTGACCATGGTCACAAAACACATGCGACAGAAATgaagacaaaaacatttttaaaaaaaatacaattacttGCTACTTTCAGGTTgacatgaatgtaaatatagtGCCGTTTTCTGACAACATAAGAGATTATGACGTCAACGGTGACAAACTTGTGGACTACGAAGAGTTTGTGTTCTCAATTATGACGACAATCAACCTGGCCAAGCCAATGGAGCTGCGCAAACCGTTTACGTTTGCTGATGTGAATGGTGAGTGTTGTGCAGAATTGTTATACAGGAGTCAATAATGTATACACTCAAAGGTACGTTCACATGAAACGAAACTTCTTCGGAAGAGAAGACAATCATGGATGAACTGTCTCTTGCTCCACAAGCCGAAACCATGGTACACTATCGGATATTAGTGTCATCAATGcaacatgtcatttaaaatctTGCCACATATTATTGACATATGATTTCAAGAACCATTTACAAAGATGGGATACAACATCTATGTGCATGTGTTGCAAAGTTATAACTCTTTTTCTAATTTCTTCCTATAGGTGACGGCACGTTGGACACGCAGGAGTTCAATGCTGCCCCATTCTTGTTTGCACGTGAGTATGGCTATTCATTACGTGTTTCATCGAACAAAGGCTCGCTTCTTGTAGTCTTGTTTGAATGGTTACTCCAGGATGATACATGGCTATACTAAAATCtcaataattgtgtttttaactttaatcaTCAAATAAAGTGATCCAGAAATAGTAAGTTCTTTTATTTCGAgataaataattcataaataatcacgaggaaatatatttttatttatttgggTATTAATCGTTGGTGACACACAGCTTCgcttaaattttaattaatataagatgatttttttacatgaaatattcgCTCTTTATATCTGATTGAACAATACTCGAACGAAATTTTGAATgcgatttttttcatttactttcAGATGTCGAACATTCACAATCTACAAACAAAATCTGAGAAGAGACGACTTAAGAGTTTACGTTCAGGAATGTTTTCCACTTAtcagaaatgtattttttagggatgcaaacgaatggcaaaagtATTTTTACATAAACAGACAACATGACTTTTGAGTGGTCGAAAAGCAAGTGACTTTTAATGTATTCCTTAAGGTGACACTAATGTGACAAATCTTCCTGTGCTAAATTTACCTGTGTTAATAGTTAAAGTAAACtactttttcattaaaattattatacttTGTTATAATGTTCGCCTTAATATCTGAACCAATAAATTATATCAGAAAAACGTCAAggataaaaagcaaatattttactCATTATTTCATCAATCAAGGACatgattaaaaattaaaaaccatTCAACCTCGGTTATGTCACGTATGTTTCATTTCACGAACTATCAAGCACATGATCAATGTAGTGTGCCTGTGTATGAGTCTGTACAAAACAATATCTTCTGTTTATCTTAGTGCAAAAAAGACAACAACAGGAAGTATGCTTTAAATTAACTTTCCTTAGTATGCAGTTTAAACTAATCTACAAACCAGTCTGCCTCTATTAAAGACTGTActacattttgacaaaattctaAAGTCTTAGTCACACTTTGAAATGGGAATCTTTTTAAAAGATGAAATGGGGACCTTTGCCCAAACACATGTTTTGCTCAAACAACCCCATCTTCATCAAGACCAACGATGCATAATTAATAGCATATGAAACTAATATCAATATCGATTTTACTAAATGCTACAACCAAGTCAAAATAACATCGGCAAAATGAAAAGTCGATTATGTACTATAACTTGCATGTCGTAGcaatttaaatgtgaaaaaaatagtgGTTTATGATTCCCGCAATCACTTTTTTAACCCAAAAGTTCTAAATAAAAGCCACATAAACGTCAACAATCGGTTTCAactttattcaacaaaacaaagcaagcaaataaaatgtcattcaaaaagGTACAGAAACGGATAAAAGCATCAAGTAACtttgttttggtaaaatgtgtgaGTGGGGTAAATTCGTTGAATAAATATTATCCAATATGAATTTCTCGAACAATCTTAAGGTCCTTATAACAGGACCAAGCTAAGCTGACAAATAAGTATTTGGACatgaattgtattatatttcactCTTTCTTAGAGATTTTGGCCTTAGCCGTCTGCCTTACAAGATGGTTATTGGTGAGTGGTTGGTCTTGTCCCTGTTGGGTCCATGGTATTATTGACAATtctaaataatttcatataaaataaacacgatatttttttttatttttttttcttaaatgaagtTTAAGCATATGATTTTGCTAAATGAAAGaatattcttaaaattgttAGGCTGaagatctttttaaaaataataaaactcaTTAGTTAAATAAAACAGGGCTGGTATACATGATAAATCACGTGATAAATACATTAAGTCATTTTAACTGAAGtctattttctaaacattgcaTAGTCAATTGTTATGAAAGAACAACTGTTTTTAAAGGgattgtacaccagattggcaccaaaaaagttttttctgtaacgactctcaggacaattatttaatcaaatgttttactctttgatatcgtaattgtaaaaaaaacatcaaattgtaaaaaaataatctaaccagagaccgggttcgaaccgttgttgccaaaattgcagtccagtgttgtatccactgtgctacgaaggcttaccttaaacggttggaatattttaCCCATATACCTAACTtgataatatcacgtgataacatcgactagccaatcacgcacaaggaatgaattatactaggtatacatacctagtaatttttttaatggaaactgcgaaaattaaattaattgtaaactatgtggtacttcagttagtaagtttcaatgcattgtacacatcaatacaaagtttatgtcagttttcgacaattttcttcttttttcgatagttcatcatacggagtacatcccctttaaaataaaagtaacatAACATGCATGgaataaaattttaaacattataaagtgattttatcacatgaacagTGTGATACTTAACTGGGTCAATGACTTAAGTCAGGAAATGACCTAACATGTTTTAATCATCTCGAAAATGAGAAGCAACGAATGAATACACGTTCTTATTAGCATAAAGCATAATTATGCAGCGGTGCTGACTTCAAAAGATGGGCTAGTTTCTGGCACTTCCTTCTTCATAAATTGGTGGAAGTTTGCGTCTGGAAAAAAGAGAATATATCATTGGATTGAAGTCAGAATTGTATATATATGCGTAGACGTTGATTAAACAGTACAGTACTgaagaagaaaaacatatatcataaaaaaactttgatttttgACTAATAGCGATGTGACGGTATTTTCACATTGATAGTCCACGTTGTTTTATActagtttggaaaaaaaagcaAGATGTGTTAACGATAACATATGTAGATGAATCAGTAAGGTACACTTACAGATGATTCTGTAGATATATTCGTATAAACCAGTAACCATACTTACGGGCAAAGAGGAAAGGCGCTCCTTCAAACTCCTTACTGTTAAGTTCCCCATCCCCTGCAAGACAGACGAAGCATAACTGAAATCAATACTATTGGCACACTAATTATTGTGCATATCTATGGTATACAACCAAATAATAACTTTAACTTTCTTGCGTTTTTATCCTTTACTAAAAATGTTTTAGCTGAAGCGATTGACCTTAAGGATGAAACCAGATTTAGTTTTTGGCCGCGGCGCAAACGATAACGCTGTTACCAAAGCGGTTTATATATAAACCAGAACGCGAACTATAACAGGAGAATGGGAAAGGTTAACTAAcgtaaaactttcaaaatcgAAAATACAAAagattctttatttaaagtcggatatagatatatattttttatccataCCAATGCCAACTCTCCCTCTTTATCTATTGTGACGAAACGGCTACTAACCATTGAAGTCCGCGATGTTAAAGGGTTCCCTTAGCTCCATTGGTTCTGATAATCCCACTGACCTCATGACGGTGTATACAAACTCCTCATATTCAATACGCTTGTCATCATTCATATCGTAGTCCCTAAAGTCGTCTGAGAACGGCAGCAATGCCATGCCGTTTTCAACCTGTGAGAGAGGAAAACTCATTTTATGCAAACTAGCAATAACTTTGAAGCTcatgatgtaaaaaaatacacacacaaatataaTAAGCACCAACGGAAGTGTTCCTTTTTCAAGCAGACACGTTTATTTAATACGAACAGGCTCcatctttataaaatgataCTATATACGTTCAAAAGTACATCAAAAGTACAGAAGTATCACTTCTCGATCGTTGAGTCATACTTACTCAAGTATTCGTACACTACAACGGTGAATTCCGTCTTCAGTGTTTATGCATATACTACAGTATCCGTGCAAACAGCGGGGATACCAATAAACACATGAGTTCAATCATGTATCGGATCAGAACGCAATGTATTCCtgatcatttaaaatgaaatacggGAAAACAAACACCTAGCAAAAACTAACGTGAACAAAGACATGCAAGtaacaagggc
The DNA window shown above is from Mya arenaria isolate MELC-2E11 chromosome 6, ASM2691426v1 and carries:
- the LOC128238432 gene encoding uncharacterized protein LOC128238432 gives rise to the protein MLFKYTLVLVVCVVLLDPSDAWGRKIKKGLKKAGKSIKKVVKKHGCKALFSFACPAGVAAAGAAVAVGSGGTGAAGAAAGVVAGQAACSVGGKKTCKRSVDMNVNIVPFSDNIRDYDVNGDKLVDYEEFVFSIMTTINLAKPMELRKPFTFADVNGDGTLDTQEFNAAPFLFAHVEHSQSTNKI
- the LOC128238431 gene encoding uncharacterized protein LOC128238431, translating into MGFKYLIVLVVLFVLLNPTECWLVKKLIKKIGKGIKKVVKKIKKVGCKVLFGVACPAVVGAAGTALGAGSGGIAGLVAGAAVIAGASACYVRQTKCKRSVENGMALLPFSDDFRDYDMNDDKRIEYEEFVYTVMRSVGLSEPMELREPFNIADFNGDGELNSKEFEGAPFLFAHANFHQFMKKEVPETSPSFEVSTAA